The following proteins are co-located in the Wenzhouxiangella marina genome:
- a CDS encoding sensor histidine kinase — MHAKSPSQRILSPLALASYVAWSAVWYSNSRLFGASLGPGWWADALLLAFLVAWVWFLWSEEEGRWTWQSVVQMLVLSGSLIGLLALGRSGSSPILMILVVSLFVTRFSWTWARILLLALNAVYFVLLLTVWNLSLSSAIVSLAAYGAFQAFALLVLRYAAESEEMADELRRVNADLMATRHLLDQSARDQERLRLSRELHDVAGHKLTALRMNLRALRQQGEVGHRDRLEAADALAGELLDDLRAVVRQLRISDGLSLEEGFRQLAAPLSGLSLELEIEPEVKVDRVGDAETLMRVVQEGLTNAARHGRARHVWLHLARDGDRWRLGLDDDGQLKWPIRPGLGLKGMRERLELLGGGLSLEPSSRGGLHLSAWLPVSIAP; from the coding sequence ATGCACGCCAAGTCCCCCTCGCAAAGAATCCTCTCGCCGCTGGCGCTCGCCTCCTACGTCGCCTGGTCGGCCGTCTGGTATTCGAACTCGCGCCTGTTCGGCGCCTCGCTGGGGCCGGGTTGGTGGGCCGATGCGCTGCTGCTGGCCTTCCTGGTGGCCTGGGTCTGGTTCCTCTGGAGCGAGGAGGAGGGCCGCTGGACGTGGCAAAGCGTGGTCCAGATGCTGGTGCTGAGCGGTTCCTTGATCGGCCTGCTGGCCCTTGGCCGGTCGGGCTCCTCGCCGATTCTGATGATCCTCGTGGTCAGCCTGTTCGTCACGCGATTTTCCTGGACCTGGGCGCGCATTCTGCTGCTGGCGCTCAATGCCGTCTACTTCGTCTTGCTGCTGACGGTGTGGAATCTCAGCCTGTCGTCCGCCATCGTCAGTCTCGCCGCCTACGGTGCTTTTCAGGCCTTCGCGCTGCTGGTCCTGCGCTACGCGGCCGAAAGCGAGGAGATGGCCGATGAGCTGCGCCGGGTCAACGCCGATCTCATGGCCACTCGACACCTGCTCGACCAGAGTGCGCGCGACCAGGAGCGGCTCCGCCTGTCGCGGGAGCTGCATGACGTGGCCGGCCACAAACTCACCGCACTGCGCATGAATCTGCGCGCACTTCGCCAGCAGGGCGAGGTGGGGCATCGTGACAGGCTGGAAGCGGCCGATGCGCTGGCCGGCGAGCTGCTGGACGATCTTCGCGCCGTGGTTCGACAGCTGCGCATCAGCGACGGCCTGTCTCTGGAAGAAGGCTTTCGCCAGCTTGCGGCACCGCTCAGCGGCCTGAGCCTAGAGCTGGAGATCGAGCCCGAGGTCAAAGTGGACCGAGTCGGCGACGCCGAGACCCTGATGCGCGTGGTTCAGGAAGGGCTGACGAATGCCGCCCGCCACGGTCGCGCCAGGCATGTCTGGCTCCACCTGGCTCGAGATGGCGATCGCTGGCGACTGGGCCTGGACGATGATGGGCAGCTCAAGTGGCCGATCCGGCCCGGCCTGGGATTGAAGGGCATGCGCGAGCGGCTGGAACTGCTCGGTGGCGGCCTGTCCCTGGAGCCTTCGTCTCGCGGCGGGCTGCACCTGTCCGCCTGGCTGCCCGTGAGCATCGCGCCATGA
- a CDS encoding oxidative damage protection protein, producing MSRTVHCQFLGEEAEGLDRAPLPGPLGQRIYDGISKRAWQKWLAHQTMLINEKRLSPIDPEHRRYLIAQAEAFLFGGNVDQAEGYVPPDSD from the coding sequence ATGAGCAGAACCGTGCACTGCCAATTCCTCGGCGAAGAGGCCGAGGGCCTGGACCGAGCGCCCCTGCCGGGGCCGCTCGGACAACGCATCTACGACGGGATCTCGAAGCGCGCCTGGCAGAAGTGGCTGGCGCACCAGACCATGCTGATCAACGAGAAGCGACTGAGCCCGATCGATCCTGAACATCGACGCTACCTGATCGCTCAGGCCGAAGCCTTTCTGTTCGGAGGGAACGTCGATCAGGCGGAAGGCTACGTGCCGCCCGATTCCGACTGA
- a CDS encoding DUF6491 family protein, with the protein MVRLDITPVMKMVMTLVIASLLSACATQGPSRLELEQIYLRHAGPETQRIRYSGVIRGWQPIGDEYVLLELGASRHVLLGLSAPCHLELRSADHLAIRSLTGLSIDRFDRVSLGGVECRIMSLRPVDYAAAREEIEALYRETGEDGAARRVSVDVEDDDGS; encoded by the coding sequence ATGGTCAGACTCGATATCACCCCCGTCATGAAAATGGTCATGACACTCGTCATCGCCTCGCTGCTGTCAGCCTGTGCGACCCAGGGTCCCAGTCGCCTCGAACTGGAGCAGATCTATCTGCGACACGCCGGTCCCGAAACGCAGCGCATTCGCTACTCGGGCGTCATTCGAGGTTGGCAGCCGATCGGCGATGAATACGTGTTGCTCGAGTTGGGCGCCAGTCGTCACGTTCTGCTCGGGCTGTCGGCACCTTGCCACCTCGAGCTCAGATCTGCAGATCATCTGGCGATCCGCTCCCTGACCGGTCTGAGCATCGACCGTTTCGATCGGGTCAGCCTGGGTGGGGTGGAGTGTCGGATCATGAGCCTTCGGCCGGTCGACTACGCGGCGGCGCGTGAGGAAATCGAAGCGCTCTATCGCGAGACGGGAGAGGATGGCGCTGCTCGACGGGTCAGCGTGGACGTCGAGGACGACGACGGTTCCTGA
- the prmC gene encoding peptide chain release factor N(5)-glutamine methyltransferase has product MTQLSYRQLLDRHRPRLDDPSEAELLLVRALGKSRAWLYAHYDDPVTHGPETERFLAWIEQRAAGQPVAYLLGEREFYGRSFQVSPAVLIPRPETELLVDLALELSLSPPCSALDIGTGSGAIALTLAAERPDWHLTATDLSEAALRIAAGNRDQLGLSKVELLRGDLFEAIGDRTFDLIVSNPPYIAEGDPHLDRGDLRFEPAMALSSGQDGLALIDRLIEEAPSHLKRGGFLLIEHGHDQAEQLRRRLAAAGFAQAQSWRDLAGIERVSGACWPG; this is encoded by the coding sequence ATGACCCAGCTCAGCTATCGGCAACTGCTCGATCGTCATCGACCACGGCTCGACGATCCCTCGGAAGCGGAGTTGCTGCTGGTTCGCGCCCTGGGCAAATCCCGCGCCTGGCTGTACGCGCACTACGATGACCCGGTGACCCACGGGCCGGAAACCGAACGATTTCTGGCCTGGATCGAACAGCGCGCCGCCGGGCAGCCCGTCGCCTATCTGCTCGGCGAGCGAGAGTTCTACGGACGCAGCTTCCAGGTGTCTCCTGCAGTACTCATTCCCCGACCCGAGACCGAATTGCTCGTCGACCTCGCGCTCGAACTGAGCCTGTCGCCGCCTTGCTCGGCCCTGGATATCGGGACGGGTTCCGGCGCCATCGCCCTCACCCTGGCCGCCGAGCGACCAGACTGGCATCTGACCGCTACCGATCTTTCCGAGGCGGCGCTTCGGATCGCGGCCGGCAATCGTGATCAGCTGGGCTTGTCGAAGGTCGAACTGCTTCGTGGTGACCTGTTCGAAGCGATCGGCGACCGGACCTTCGATCTGATCGTCAGCAACCCGCCCTACATCGCCGAGGGAGATCCGCACCTGGATCGAGGCGACCTTCGCTTCGAGCCCGCCATGGCTCTGAGCAGCGGCCAGGATGGTCTGGCCCTGATCGACCGGCTGATCGAAGAGGCGCCGAGCCACCTGAAGCGGGGTGGTTTCCTGCTGATCGAGCATGGTCACGATCAGGCCGAGCAGCTCCGTCGGCGACTGGCTGCCGCAGGGTTTGCTCAGGCGCAGTCGTGGCGTGATCTGGCGGGAATCGAGCGGGTCAGCGGGGCCTGCTGGCCCGGCTGA
- a CDS encoding FAD-dependent oxidoreductase: MSRSFLARLAILSIFIAGVAAFVAFDLGQYLSLESLRAHRDQLLGFVAANFQTTLAVYIILYVIMAALSVPGAAVMTLAGGALFGLLAGTIAVSFASSIGATLVFLAARFLFRDSIEKRFGQRLEAINRGVERDGAFYLLALRLVPVFPFWLINLLMALTRLKPWTFYWVSQLGMLPATLVFVNAGTQLAQVDSLGDVLSPGLIGALALLGLLPLLLRWLLGLLQRRKVYRGHRRPRRFDYNLIVIGAGAAGLVSSYIAATVRARVALIEKQSMGGDCLNTGCVPSKALIRTSRLLAEARASQRYGIREMHAEFDFGEVMARLRKVIEKIAPHDSVERYTRLGVDVIQGHARLVSPWEVEVDGRRISARSIVLATGAEPLVPDLPGLDQVPYRTSDTLWDLEDLPERLCVLGGGPIGAELAQAFARLGSRVSLIEMSDRLLPREDPEAGELLAGHLEADGVALATGHRALRVETGRLICEHQGKEVGFEFDELLIALGRKARISGYGLESLGVRIKGNGLIDTDGFQRSSFPNIYVCGDAAGPYQFTHVASHQAWSAAVNALIAPWWSFRTSYRAIPWVTYTDPEIARVGLSETEARDQGIEHEVTVYGLDDLDRAIADSADYGFVKVLTEPGKDRILGVTIVGAHAGEMLPEFVLAMTRGLGLNAIMGTIHVYPTFSEGNKYAAGEWKKAHKPERLLAIARRYFDWRRGR, encoded by the coding sequence ATGTCACGCTCCTTCCTCGCGCGCCTCGCGATTCTGTCCATCTTCATCGCCGGTGTCGCGGCCTTCGTCGCCTTCGATCTGGGCCAGTACCTGAGCCTGGAGAGCCTGCGCGCGCACAGGGACCAGCTGCTGGGTTTCGTTGCCGCCAACTTCCAGACGACCCTGGCCGTTTACATCATCCTGTACGTGATCATGGCCGCGCTCTCGGTTCCCGGGGCGGCCGTCATGACCCTGGCCGGGGGCGCCCTGTTCGGTCTGCTGGCCGGCACCATCGCGGTCAGCTTCGCGTCCAGCATCGGCGCGACCCTCGTCTTCCTGGCCGCGCGTTTCCTTTTTCGAGACTCGATCGAGAAGCGCTTCGGACAGCGCCTGGAGGCGATCAATCGCGGCGTGGAGCGCGATGGCGCGTTCTACCTTCTCGCCCTGCGTCTCGTGCCGGTCTTTCCGTTCTGGCTGATCAACCTGTTGATGGCCCTGACCAGGCTGAAACCCTGGACCTTCTACTGGGTCAGTCAGCTCGGCATGCTTCCGGCCACCCTGGTCTTCGTCAATGCCGGCACCCAGCTGGCCCAGGTCGACAGCCTCGGAGACGTGCTCTCTCCGGGTCTGATCGGAGCACTCGCCCTGCTGGGGCTGCTTCCGCTGCTGCTGCGCTGGTTGCTCGGCCTGCTGCAGCGAAGAAAGGTCTATCGGGGACACCGCAGACCGCGCCGCTTCGACTACAACCTGATCGTGATCGGGGCTGGAGCTGCCGGGCTCGTTTCTTCCTACATCGCGGCCACGGTCAGGGCGCGCGTGGCCCTGATCGAGAAGCAGTCGATGGGAGGGGATTGCCTGAACACCGGTTGCGTGCCCTCGAAGGCCCTCATCCGAACCAGCCGCCTGCTGGCCGAGGCGCGCGCCAGCCAGCGCTACGGCATTCGCGAGATGCACGCCGAGTTCGACTTCGGCGAGGTGATGGCGCGCCTGCGCAAGGTCATCGAGAAGATCGCCCCGCATGACTCGGTGGAGCGCTATACGCGCCTGGGAGTCGACGTGATCCAGGGCCATGCCCGTCTGGTGAGCCCCTGGGAAGTCGAAGTGGACGGCCGCCGGATCAGCGCGCGCTCCATCGTGCTCGCCACCGGCGCCGAACCGCTGGTTCCCGATCTTCCCGGCCTGGACCAGGTGCCCTATCGAACCTCCGACACCCTCTGGGACCTGGAGGACCTGCCCGAGCGACTCTGCGTGCTCGGCGGCGGGCCGATCGGCGCCGAACTGGCCCAGGCCTTCGCCCGCCTGGGTAGTCGAGTCAGCCTGATCGAGATGAGCGATCGCCTGCTCCCTCGCGAAGACCCCGAGGCCGGCGAACTGCTCGCCGGTCATCTCGAAGCCGACGGCGTGGCGCTGGCCACGGGGCATCGCGCCCTGCGCGTGGAAACCGGCCGACTGATCTGCGAGCACCAGGGCAAGGAAGTCGGCTTCGAGTTCGACGAGCTGCTGATCGCCCTCGGCCGCAAGGCCAGGATCTCGGGCTACGGCCTGGAATCCCTCGGCGTCAGGATCAAGGGCAACGGCCTGATCGACACGGACGGCTTCCAGCGCAGCAGTTTTCCCAACATCTACGTCTGCGGCGATGCCGCCGGCCCCTACCAGTTCACGCACGTGGCTTCCCACCAGGCCTGGTCCGCCGCGGTGAACGCCCTGATCGCTCCCTGGTGGTCGTTTCGCACCAGCTACCGAGCGATTCCCTGGGTGACCTACACGGACCCGGAGATCGCACGAGTGGGTTTGAGCGAGACCGAAGCCCGCGATCAGGGAATCGAACACGAGGTCACCGTCTATGGCCTCGATGATCTGGACCGGGCCATCGCCGATAGCGCCGACTACGGCTTCGTCAAGGTGCTGACCGAACCCGGCAAGGACCGCATACTGGGCGTGACGATCGTTGGTGCTCACGCCGGTGAAATGCTGCCCGAATTCGTCCTCGCCATGACCCGGGGCCTTGGACTGAATGCCATCATGGGCACGATCCACGTCTACCCGACCTTCAGCGAAGGCAACAAGTACGCTGCGGGAGAGTGGAAGAAAGCGCACAAACCGGAACGTCTGCTGGCCATCGCAAGACGATACTTCGACTGGCGCCGCGGCCGATGA
- the coaE gene encoding dephospho-CoA kinase (Dephospho-CoA kinase (CoaE) performs the final step in coenzyme A biosynthesis.), translating to MQNLTTGRPYLVALTGGIASGKTAVSDGLAARGAVIIDTDLLAREVVQPGSIGLERIVDVFGEDILQANGALDRRALRQRIFDSPAARQQLEQITHPLIEQRVRERIRQAGRSELVVLVVPLLVETGLFDDVDEVLVVDVPREVQIERLTARDGISIEQAEQILAAQASREERLARADQVIENDGSLADLEDRIDRYFDRLKRRSERKLRLVR from the coding sequence ATGCAGAATCTGACTACCGGACGACCCTATCTGGTCGCCCTGACCGGCGGCATCGCGTCGGGCAAGACCGCGGTCTCCGATGGACTCGCGGCCCGGGGAGCGGTCATCATCGACACCGACCTGCTCGCCCGGGAGGTCGTGCAGCCCGGCAGCATCGGCTTGGAACGAATCGTCGACGTCTTCGGCGAAGACATTCTGCAGGCCAACGGAGCCCTGGACCGCCGGGCGCTCAGACAGCGGATCTTCGATTCCCCCGCCGCCCGTCAGCAACTCGAACAGATCACTCATCCCCTGATCGAACAACGGGTGCGCGAGCGAATCCGCCAGGCCGGCAGGTCCGAGCTGGTGGTGCTGGTCGTGCCCTTGCTGGTGGAAACCGGCCTGTTCGACGACGTCGACGAAGTTCTGGTGGTGGATGTGCCCAGGGAAGTACAGATCGAGCGCCTGACCGCCAGGGACGGCATCTCCATCGAACAGGCCGAACAGATCCTGGCCGCCCAGGCCAGCCGAGAGGAACGGCTGGCACGGGCCGATCAGGTCATCGAGAACGACGGCTCGCTGGCCGATCTCGAGGATCGTATCGATCGCTACTTCGACCGGCTGAAGCGCCGGTCGGAGCGCAAGCTGCGGCTGGTCAGGTAA
- a CDS encoding universal stress protein, whose product MTEHFKEIVVPVDGSENAVRAVRYAIELARPLNIGVRLFYVFPAASVEIIGMAGMSRADIDQAAQASAQRAFDKTREALGDDGGVKLEEETSMGDPAEEIIRYTEDDNAVLVVIGRRGLSRMKSLMLGSVSDKVMRHARSPVMVVT is encoded by the coding sequence ATGACCGAGCACTTCAAGGAAATCGTGGTTCCCGTCGACGGATCCGAAAATGCGGTCCGGGCGGTTCGCTACGCGATCGAGCTGGCCCGCCCGCTGAACATCGGTGTACGCCTGTTCTATGTCTTTCCTGCCGCATCGGTGGAAATCATCGGCATGGCCGGCATGTCGAGAGCCGATATCGATCAGGCTGCACAGGCTTCCGCGCAGCGGGCCTTCGACAAGACCCGGGAAGCGCTCGGTGACGATGGCGGTGTGAAGCTGGAAGAGGAGACCTCGATGGGGGATCCTGCCGAGGAAATCATCCGCTACACGGAAGACGACAACGCGGTGCTCGTGGTGATCGGTCGACGCGGCCTGTCACGCATGAAATCCCTCATGCTCGGCAGCGTCAGCGACAAGGTCATGCGTCACGCGCGCAGCCCCGTGATGGTGGTTACCTGA
- the ligA gene encoding NAD-dependent DNA ligase LigA: MGSSPAERAADLRQQINDHNYRYYVLDDPIVSDAEYDRLLRELEALEADHPELVSEDSPTQRVGAAPAPGFETVTHRVPMLSLSNAFSEEEVAEFDRRIRDRLDLETVDYIAEPKLDGLAIALRYEQGRLVLAATRGDGRQGEDVTANVRTIRAIPLTLRGEHIPDELEVRGEIFMTRSGFDRLNRGLADEGEKQFVNPRNAAAGSLRQLDSRVTARRPLRFYCYGAASEAGLPQSQSNTLEALRELGLPVSPEVRRVRGLEGLLEYYERIGGRRASLDYDIDGVVYKVDDLDQQRELGFVSRAPRWALAHKFPAQEETTILHDIEVQVGRTGALTPVARLEPVFVGGVTVTNATLHNADEIRRKDVRPGDTVVVRRAGDVIPEVVRSIPEKRPEGAEVWTMPSECPACGSSVEQVEGEAVARCTGGLVCPAQRKRALEHFASRAAMDIDGLGSRLIEQLVDADLVHSPADLYHLDLATLAGLDRMAEKSASNLIEALEKSKSVSLGRLLFALGIREVGEVTASNLARHFGTLDALADADVESLEAVPDVGPIMARHVRAFFDEAHNREVIRALLEAGVHYEPEVVVETDSLPLSGRTYVLTGALASMPRSEAKKRLEALGAKVTSSVSKNTTALIVGADPGSKLDKAESLGVEVLDEDALEALLESP; the protein is encoded by the coding sequence ATGGGCTCAAGTCCGGCCGAGCGCGCTGCCGATCTCCGGCAGCAGATCAACGATCACAATTACCGTTACTACGTCCTCGATGACCCGATCGTCTCGGATGCCGAGTACGACCGCCTGCTGCGCGAACTCGAGGCGCTAGAGGCCGATCATCCCGAACTCGTCAGCGAGGATTCGCCCACCCAGCGCGTCGGAGCCGCCCCCGCACCCGGCTTCGAGACCGTCACGCACCGCGTGCCGATGCTGTCCCTGTCGAACGCCTTCAGCGAGGAGGAAGTGGCCGAATTCGACCGGCGGATCAGGGATCGACTGGACCTGGAAACGGTCGATTACATCGCCGAGCCGAAGCTGGACGGCCTGGCGATCGCGCTGCGCTACGAGCAGGGGAGGCTGGTGCTGGCCGCGACTCGAGGCGACGGTCGCCAGGGCGAGGACGTGACGGCCAATGTGCGCACGATCCGTGCCATTCCTTTGACGCTGCGTGGCGAGCACATCCCGGATGAGCTCGAGGTGCGCGGCGAGATCTTCATGACGCGCTCGGGTTTCGATCGTCTCAACCGTGGTCTGGCCGACGAGGGCGAGAAGCAGTTCGTGAACCCGCGCAACGCGGCAGCCGGCAGCCTCCGGCAGCTCGACTCGCGGGTCACGGCTCGTCGGCCACTGCGCTTCTACTGCTATGGGGCCGCCAGCGAGGCGGGCCTGCCACAAAGCCAGTCCAACACGCTCGAGGCGCTCAGGGAGCTCGGGCTGCCGGTCAGCCCGGAAGTGCGTCGCGTCCGGGGCCTCGAGGGTCTGCTCGAGTACTACGAGCGGATCGGTGGCCGACGGGCGAGCCTCGATTACGACATCGATGGGGTGGTCTACAAGGTCGATGATCTCGATCAGCAGCGTGAGCTCGGCTTCGTCAGTCGGGCACCGCGATGGGCGCTGGCACACAAGTTTCCGGCCCAGGAAGAAACCACGATCCTGCATGACATCGAAGTGCAGGTGGGCCGCACCGGTGCACTGACGCCCGTGGCCAGGCTGGAGCCCGTCTTCGTCGGCGGGGTCACCGTCACCAATGCAACATTGCACAACGCCGACGAGATCCGGCGCAAGGACGTGCGCCCGGGCGACACCGTGGTCGTTCGCCGCGCCGGTGACGTGATCCCCGAAGTCGTGCGTTCCATTCCGGAAAAGCGTCCCGAGGGCGCCGAAGTCTGGACCATGCCCAGCGAATGCCCGGCCTGCGGCTCCTCGGTAGAGCAGGTGGAGGGAGAGGCGGTGGCACGTTGCACCGGAGGCCTCGTCTGCCCGGCCCAGCGCAAGCGCGCTCTGGAGCACTTCGCCTCCCGCGCCGCCATGGACATCGACGGCCTCGGTAGCCGCCTGATCGAACAACTGGTCGACGCCGATCTCGTGCACAGTCCCGCCGATCTCTACCACCTCGATCTCGCCACCCTGGCGGGCCTGGATCGAATGGCCGAGAAGTCGGCCTCGAATCTGATCGAAGCGCTGGAGAAGAGCAAATCGGTCTCTCTGGGGCGCCTGCTGTTTGCGCTGGGTATCCGTGAAGTCGGCGAGGTGACGGCATCCAATCTCGCCCGGCACTTCGGGACCCTGGACGCCCTGGCCGACGCGGATGTCGAATCGCTGGAGGCCGTCCCCGACGTCGGCCCGATCATGGCCCGTCACGTGCGTGCCTTCTTCGACGAGGCCCATAACCGTGAAGTCATCCGCGCGTTACTCGAGGCGGGCGTGCACTACGAGCCGGAAGTCGTGGTGGAAACCGATTCACTGCCCCTGAGCGGGCGGACCTACGTGCTGACCGGCGCGCTCGCCAGCATGCCTCGATCCGAGGCGAAGAAGCGCCTGGAGGCCTTGGGCGCCAAGGTGACTTCGAGCGTCTCGAAGAACACGACCGCTCTGATCGTCGGCGCCGATCCCGGATCGAAGCTGGACAAGGCCGAGTCCCTCGGTGTCGAGGTGCTGGACGAGGATGCACTCGAGGCGCTGCTCGAATCCCCTTGA
- the zipA gene encoding cell division protein ZipA, whose translation MDNLRLILLLIGLLVLAAIVLFHKPQGQTQRNHQRWLANRREPSLGGEASRQDREAPESESSPARSEHPSSPANLAAGLASARMVASSDEDSDSAENEAKAGRASARGRRQSRPDKIVTLYVKRRSGRHINGSELLDSAIKAGLDFGEMNIFHRLHEGETQPVFSMANLISPGHFDPANWNVFDTPGVTFFLTLPAPVSALDAWDAMFATAQRMGELLEAEVLDDARCLVTRQRIAQLREEMREYDRRHGLGKIQ comes from the coding sequence GTGGATAATCTGCGCCTCATCCTGCTTCTGATCGGCCTGCTGGTTCTGGCGGCCATCGTGTTGTTCCACAAGCCGCAAGGCCAGACGCAGCGAAATCATCAGCGCTGGCTGGCCAATCGGCGCGAGCCCAGCCTGGGCGGCGAAGCAAGCCGTCAGGATCGCGAGGCCCCGGAGAGCGAATCTTCGCCGGCGCGCTCCGAACATCCGTCGTCGCCGGCCAACCTGGCAGCGGGCCTGGCTTCGGCGCGGATGGTGGCCAGCTCCGACGAGGACAGCGACAGCGCCGAGAACGAGGCGAAGGCGGGCAGGGCGAGCGCTCGCGGTCGCCGCCAGTCGCGGCCGGACAAGATCGTCACGCTGTACGTCAAGCGTCGTTCCGGCCGTCACATCAACGGCTCCGAATTGTTGGATTCCGCCATCAAGGCGGGCCTGGATTTCGGCGAGATGAATATCTTTCACCGTCTGCATGAAGGTGAAACCCAGCCGGTCTTCAGCATGGCCAACCTGATCTCGCCTGGCCATTTCGACCCGGCCAACTGGAATGTCTTCGACACCCCGGGCGTCACCTTCTTCCTGACCCTGCCGGCGCCGGTCAGCGCCCTGGACGCCTGGGACGCCATGTTCGCCACGGCACAACGCATGGGCGAGCTGCTCGAAGCCGAGGTCCTCGACGATGCCCGCTGTCTCGTGACCCGTCAGCGAATCGCCCAGCTCCGGGAAGAGATGCGCGAATACGACCGCCGCCACGGCCTGGGCAAGATCCAGTAG